The DNA sequence GACATCGTCTCTCCCGGCAAGAGCCACCACCCGCACCCGCCGCACCACAGCCCCTTCAAGCCGGACGCCACGTACCACACCATGAACGCCATCCCCTGCACGTCGGCCGCCTCCTCTTCGTCGGTGCCCATCTCGCACCCGTCCGCGCTGGCGGGCgctcaccaccaccaccatcaccaccaccaccaccaccacccgCAGCCGCACCAGGCGCTGGAGGGGGAACTC is a window from the Meleagris gallopavo isolate NT-WF06-2002-E0010 breed Aviagen turkey brand Nicholas breeding stock unplaced genomic scaffold, Turkey_5.1 ChrUn_random_7180001874765, whole genome shotgun sequence genome containing:
- the LOC109364600 gene encoding POU domain, class 4, transcription factor 2-like, which codes for MCAFYLQLQSNIFGGLDESLLARAEALAAVDIVSPGKSHHPHPPHHSPFKPDATYHTMNAIPCTSAASSSSVPISHPSALAGAHHHHHHHHHHHHPQPHQALEGELLEHLTPGLALGAMA